The following proteins come from a genomic window of Gemmatimonas sp.:
- the fliN gene encoding flagellar motor switch protein FliN: protein MNTAEIDALVASAQAAKAAGQPISTIMPDAGAATVAPAMHAPQFADFKQTMLGGTEVPISMLLDLTLPVSIELGRTSMMVQEILRLGRGSVIQLDRLAGEPIDIFVGDRRFAEGEVVVLGEHFGVRITRILATPSAAATAAPASAA, encoded by the coding sequence ATGAACACCGCCGAAATTGATGCCCTGGTCGCGAGCGCGCAGGCCGCCAAGGCTGCCGGGCAGCCGATCTCGACTATCATGCCCGACGCGGGCGCGGCCACCGTCGCGCCGGCTATGCACGCGCCCCAATTTGCCGATTTCAAGCAGACCATGCTGGGTGGCACCGAGGTGCCGATCAGCATGTTGCTCGATCTCACCCTGCCCGTCTCCATCGAACTCGGACGGACGAGCATGATGGTGCAGGAGATCCTGCGCCTGGGCCGGGGCTCGGTCATCCAGCTGGACCGCCTCGCCGGCGAACCGATCGACATCTTCGTGGGCGATCGTCGCTTTGCCGAGGGCGAGGTCGTGGTGCTCGGCGAGCACTTCGGGGTGCGCATCACGCGCATCCTGGCAACGCCAAGCGCTGCCGCGACCGCCGCTCCCGCGAGCGCGGCCTGA
- a CDS encoding FliM/FliN family flagellar motor switch protein — protein MSTEALSQNDIDRLLGGNAPRTDGALDAPVAALAPSPFDVQVYDFRRPHRVSKERLRTLEAMYERLVKGLEMWLISRMRGQIEVRLQSVEQFSFAEFTLSLPMPCTSYIFDITGTGQKGVLDIGPEFSTFLVDRFFGGEGAGASLTRVLTPIERMAVRSVADKITALLEEIWQDHVPLDLSITGFESSPEILQVINREDPVLVANLEFSTGNVSSLLLLCLPLTVLDKFFTSSGQQRLALLSTNDREREQTRQRSEAALRATKVPLTARLPDFRLSMRDLSQIIEGSIIPTGIPKDARVIVRAGTQDRFIGHAGRVNGNLAVRILDALPSPPSNS, from the coding sequence ATGAGCACGGAAGCCCTCTCCCAGAACGACATCGATCGCCTGCTCGGCGGGAACGCGCCCCGAACAGACGGTGCGCTGGACGCGCCGGTCGCGGCGCTCGCACCGTCGCCATTCGATGTGCAGGTGTACGACTTTCGTCGTCCGCACCGCGTGTCGAAGGAACGTCTGCGCACTCTGGAGGCCATGTACGAGCGCCTCGTGAAGGGGCTCGAGATGTGGCTCATCTCGCGCATGCGCGGCCAGATCGAGGTGCGGCTGCAGAGTGTGGAGCAGTTCTCCTTCGCCGAGTTCACGCTCTCACTGCCGATGCCCTGCACCTCGTACATCTTCGACATCACCGGCACGGGCCAGAAAGGCGTCCTCGATATCGGCCCCGAGTTCAGCACGTTCCTGGTCGACCGCTTTTTCGGTGGAGAGGGAGCCGGCGCGTCGCTGACGCGGGTGCTCACCCCCATCGAGCGCATGGCCGTGCGCAGCGTGGCTGACAAGATCACCGCGCTGCTGGAGGAGATCTGGCAGGACCACGTGCCGTTGGACCTCAGCATCACGGGGTTCGAGTCCTCGCCGGAAATCCTGCAGGTGATCAACCGCGAGGATCCGGTGCTCGTGGCCAACCTCGAGTTCAGCACCGGCAACGTCAGCAGCCTGCTGCTGCTGTGCCTTCCCCTGACCGTCCTCGACAAGTTCTTCACGTCGAGCGGTCAGCAGCGTCTGGCCCTGCTCTCCACCAACGATCGGGAACGCGAGCAGACACGCCAGCGCAGCGAAGCCGCGCTGCGCGCGACCAAGGTGCCGCTCACGGCGCGCCTGCCCGACTTCCGGCTCAGCATGCGCGACCTGTCGCAGATCATCGAGGGGAGCATCATCCCCACGGGTATCCCGAAGGACGCGCGCGTGATTGTACGCGCCGGTACGCAGGACCGCTTCATCGGGCACGCCGGACGCGTGAACGGCAATCTCGCGGTGCGCATCCTGGACGCGCTCCCCTCTCCCCCGTCGAATTCCTGA
- a CDS encoding flagellar basal body-associated FliL family protein — MANQQTPAPDAAAAAPAKPKLPVLIGMVAVGLLVGGGTGAAFVGPIVAKKMGKSAPVVAHADGEHADSTADEAAATSEGGEAPAEGEVPALLLLENLVLNPAASGGGRYLLFSVAIEAGSSKASEEFAARDAELRDLILTALGVKTVEELTEIASREQFKAELLTVINAKFGKKAVKSLYFPQFVVQ; from the coding sequence ATGGCTAATCAACAGACTCCGGCACCCGACGCCGCCGCCGCTGCCCCGGCTAAGCCCAAGCTCCCTGTCCTCATCGGCATGGTGGCCGTGGGGTTGCTGGTGGGGGGTGGCACCGGCGCCGCCTTTGTCGGCCCGATCGTTGCCAAGAAGATGGGCAAGAGCGCTCCCGTCGTGGCACACGCCGATGGCGAGCATGCGGATAGCACCGCCGACGAGGCCGCTGCGACATCCGAGGGCGGCGAGGCACCGGCGGAGGGAGAAGTCCCTGCGCTGCTGCTGCTCGAGAACCTCGTGCTCAATCCCGCCGCCAGCGGCGGCGGCCGTTACCTGCTGTTCTCGGTGGCTATCGAAGCCGGCAGCAGCAAGGCGAGCGAGGAGTTCGCGGCCCGTGATGCGGAGCTGCGCGACCTCATCCTCACCGCGTTGGGGGTGAAGACGGTGGAGGAGCTGACGGAGATCGCAAGCCGCGAACAGTTCAAGGCCGAGCTGCTGACCGTCATCAACGCGAAGTTCGGCAAGAAGGCCGTGAAGAGCCTCTACTTCCCGCAGTTCGTCGTCCAGTAA
- a CDS encoding flagellar hook protein FlgE translates to MLRSLFAGVSGLRNSQVRMDVIGNNIANVNTVAFKAGRVTFKEGFAQLLQGASRPPGDQGGINPIQIGLGMQVGSIDQIFNQGNIETTGLNTDIAIQGDSFFVVRKGNQSFYTRAGNFQIDAIGQLVSPANGFIVQGRMYENGLPLDGMRDIKLPFGQRVSAKPTTEATLAGNLNASATIFQGNFNDPLVRADPINEKAWTETQIGVFDSQGTRHDVKLQMWKTGPNTWNWRIDPKASAQTFEVETNGSSPPGNVPLPVPPAGYEILPANVRVSSPAGVEYASPADFSFTAGPPPALQFTSSMPSNAVIRVGYFMSPTTATPSENSGTFDFDQSGILNTDVVASLNFAVPGANAVRIDLKLGGGVNGLTQFASTASTAVLRDQNGFTAGTLQDFSIDRLGLITGFFTNGTTNPLARIVLADFNNPSGLLRIGDNMYQESANSGSGVLGFALEGAQSQLTSGALEMSNVDLAQEFANMIVAQRGFQANGKVVSTSDELLQELINLKR, encoded by the coding sequence ATGCTTCGCTCTCTCTTCGCCGGCGTCTCCGGCCTGCGCAACAGCCAGGTGCGCATGGACGTCATCGGCAACAACATCGCCAACGTCAACACGGTGGCCTTCAAGGCAGGTCGCGTCACGTTCAAGGAAGGCTTCGCGCAGCTCCTGCAGGGTGCGAGCCGTCCCCCCGGTGATCAGGGTGGTATCAATCCCATCCAGATCGGCCTCGGGATGCAGGTCGGCTCCATCGACCAGATCTTCAATCAGGGCAACATCGAAACGACGGGGCTCAACACCGACATCGCGATTCAGGGCGACTCGTTCTTCGTGGTGCGCAAAGGCAACCAGAGCTTCTACACGCGCGCCGGCAATTTCCAGATCGACGCCATCGGCCAGCTGGTGAGCCCGGCGAACGGCTTCATCGTACAGGGGCGCATGTACGAGAACGGCTTGCCACTGGATGGCATGCGGGACATCAAGCTGCCCTTTGGCCAGCGGGTGTCGGCCAAGCCCACCACCGAAGCCACGCTCGCCGGTAACCTCAACGCCTCGGCGACGATCTTCCAGGGCAACTTCAATGATCCGCTGGTCCGCGCCGATCCGATCAACGAGAAGGCGTGGACCGAGACGCAGATCGGCGTGTTCGATTCACAGGGCACGCGGCACGACGTGAAGCTGCAGATGTGGAAGACGGGCCCGAACACCTGGAATTGGCGGATCGATCCCAAGGCGTCAGCACAGACCTTCGAAGTCGAAACGAACGGCAGCTCGCCGCCGGGCAACGTCCCTCTGCCCGTCCCACCGGCCGGCTACGAGATCCTGCCCGCGAACGTACGGGTGTCCAGCCCGGCAGGCGTGGAGTACGCCTCCCCTGCCGACTTCTCCTTCACTGCCGGCCCACCGCCGGCCCTGCAGTTCACGAGCAGCATGCCCTCGAACGCCGTGATCCGCGTGGGGTACTTCATGAGCCCCACCACGGCCACGCCGAGCGAGAACAGCGGGACGTTCGACTTCGACCAGTCGGGCATTCTCAACACGGACGTCGTCGCGTCGCTCAATTTCGCCGTGCCGGGCGCCAACGCAGTGCGCATCGACCTCAAGTTGGGGGGCGGGGTGAATGGCCTCACGCAGTTCGCCTCCACCGCCAGCACCGCCGTGTTGCGCGACCAGAACGGCTTCACGGCCGGGACCCTGCAGGACTTCTCGATCGATCGGCTCGGTCTCATCACCGGCTTCTTCACGAACGGCACCACGAATCCCCTCGCGCGCATCGTGCTGGCCGACTTCAACAATCCGTCGGGCCTGCTCCGCATTGGCGACAACATGTACCAGGAATCGGCCAACTCGGGTTCGGGGGTGCTCGGCTTCGCCCTCGAGGGCGCGCAGTCGCAGCTCACCAGCGGCGCCCTCGAAATGTCCAACGTGGACCTGGCACAGGAATTCGCGAACATGATCGTGGCGCAGCGCGGGTTCCAGGCGAACGGCAAAGTCGTCTCGACCAGCGACGAGCTTCTGCAGGAGCTGATCAACTTGAAGCGGTAA
- a CDS encoding flagellar hook capping FlgD N-terminal domain-containing protein — translation MGRDEFLKLLVSQLKNQDPLNPMDGKDMAAQLAQFSSVEQLLQINKSLEAQATRDAEIVDAITTLGETQESRADELAQLIEGQMAMGTVGKIGVTPGNTVFVDRDGLGPLVVDTGTRVGTGRVTVTNSKGEVVGTANVEVTKAGQQSFELGNLFSNPKLPAGQYTYKFEVAATGGPFQAVKTFTAGRITGMKYENGNPILIIGDSLTLPMSQLTQIRA, via the coding sequence ATGGGGCGCGACGAGTTTCTCAAGCTGCTCGTCTCCCAACTCAAGAATCAGGATCCGCTCAATCCGATGGATGGCAAGGATATGGCTGCGCAGCTGGCGCAGTTCTCTTCCGTCGAGCAACTGCTCCAGATCAACAAGAGCTTGGAGGCCCAGGCGACCCGCGATGCGGAGATCGTCGACGCCATCACGACGCTTGGCGAAACCCAGGAGTCCCGGGCCGACGAGCTCGCGCAACTCATCGAGGGGCAGATGGCGATGGGCACTGTCGGCAAGATCGGGGTGACGCCGGGCAACACCGTCTTCGTCGATCGTGACGGCCTGGGGCCACTCGTGGTGGACACGGGGACCCGCGTCGGCACCGGACGCGTCACGGTGACCAACAGCAAGGGCGAGGTCGTCGGCACCGCGAATGTCGAGGTCACGAAGGCCGGCCAGCAGTCGTTCGAACTGGGCAACCTGTTCTCCAACCCCAAGCTCCCGGCCGGGCAGTACACCTACAAGTTCGAGGTCGCTGCCACCGGCGGCCCGTTCCAGGCCGTCAAGACGTTCACGGCCGGCCGGATCACCGGTATGAAGTATGAGAACGGCAACCCCATCCTAATCATCGGCGACTCGCTCACCCTGCCGATGTCGCAACTCACGCAAATCCGCGCCTGA
- a CDS encoding M15 family metallopeptidase gives MSDLLLMSPTHRADTHQPPRTDRLGLAPGAERVGRRDGVVDGPSLADNDGTPPTGRTAFAQLLALLAGQSDVRRADPVPPLPEQELSLGFGAGPEDGTAAEEALRHGLLQLPREARSDILHPSSAAAAPVVAAPVVAAPMMAAPVVAAPMFAAPVTDARPLDAFVGASTGRGASVEQLLAVGDARGADVRAALDAMLAQAGTSAGLQLADTAGARKSAKALARELLAEVDSGSLAAAGTLAEGARVAAPVASATEPTSPTRDLEAVSAELRGRVQRVIDRMRNEYGHDVQVVESTRSQERQDWLYAQGRTRSGPVVTWTRDSAHTRGEAVDVIIDGSWDSPTGYARLQRIAREEGLRTLGMKDPGHLELAKGPDMPADLTARVDAQRAATSARSAAVVGPSSAAGVAQVAGVAQVASTARPADAAGPTTPVVAGAVSSATGASLATHTDQQPHGQSSGQGGHGEHASSLASSRKAERATRSEGADSYGALSLGAHAMAASERLGSSAAPSASASITGTQAQRVSEIQALRADAPASPLSRMTLNVEGANGVTQQVTVDLRGSVVSTQISTDAATADRLRLRTADLQDALGRHGLESDSVTISGRMPPDTTETLRAVSSDRDPAKVTVATSANAQDGSNANGQRERNPAREWDQEQTRREQGARARDQREQRDQQQDRQRPRPDFLFGTPT, from the coding sequence ATGAGCGACCTGCTTTTGATGTCGCCGACGCACCGGGCGGACACCCACCAGCCCCCACGTACCGACCGCCTTGGTCTGGCGCCCGGCGCCGAGCGCGTCGGTCGCCGCGACGGCGTGGTCGATGGCCCGTCGCTCGCCGACAACGATGGGACCCCGCCTACCGGCCGGACGGCATTTGCGCAGCTGCTGGCCCTGCTGGCTGGCCAGAGCGACGTGCGGCGCGCCGATCCCGTGCCGCCACTCCCGGAGCAGGAGCTCTCCCTGGGCTTCGGGGCAGGGCCCGAGGACGGCACTGCGGCGGAGGAGGCCCTGCGGCATGGTCTGCTGCAACTACCCCGGGAGGCGCGCAGCGACATCCTGCACCCGAGCAGCGCCGCTGCCGCGCCAGTGGTGGCCGCGCCAGTGGTGGCCGCGCCAATGATGGCCGCGCCAGTGGTGGCGGCGCCTATGTTCGCCGCACCGGTCACTGATGCGCGCCCCCTTGATGCCTTCGTGGGGGCATCCACGGGGCGCGGCGCCTCCGTGGAGCAGCTGCTGGCGGTCGGCGACGCCCGCGGGGCGGACGTCCGCGCCGCCCTCGATGCCATGCTCGCGCAGGCCGGCACCAGTGCCGGTCTACAGCTCGCAGACACGGCGGGTGCGCGCAAAAGCGCCAAGGCGCTGGCGCGAGAGCTCTTGGCGGAAGTCGATAGCGGCTCACTCGCGGCGGCCGGTACCCTCGCGGAAGGGGCACGGGTCGCTGCACCTGTGGCCAGCGCCACCGAACCGACCTCGCCCACGCGCGATCTCGAGGCGGTCTCGGCCGAACTGCGCGGCCGTGTGCAACGCGTGATCGATCGCATGAGGAACGAGTACGGCCACGATGTGCAGGTCGTGGAGTCTACCCGCTCCCAGGAGCGCCAGGATTGGCTGTACGCACAGGGGCGCACACGCAGCGGACCGGTGGTCACCTGGACCCGCGACTCGGCGCACACGCGCGGCGAGGCCGTGGACGTGATCATCGACGGCTCGTGGGACAGCCCGACCGGGTACGCGCGACTGCAGCGCATCGCCCGCGAGGAAGGACTGCGAACACTCGGCATGAAGGATCCTGGCCATCTCGAACTGGCGAAGGGGCCGGACATGCCCGCCGACCTGACCGCGCGCGTGGACGCGCAGCGCGCCGCAACGTCGGCGCGGAGTGCCGCCGTCGTCGGCCCGTCGAGTGCCGCCGGGGTCGCCCAGGTGGCCGGCGTAGCCCAGGTGGCCAGTACTGCCCGTCCTGCCGACGCGGCCGGTCCGACGACTCCGGTCGTGGCGGGCGCGGTCTCCAGTGCGACCGGCGCGTCGCTCGCCACTCACACCGACCAGCAGCCCCACGGACAGTCGTCCGGACAGGGTGGCCACGGCGAGCACGCCTCGTCGCTCGCCAGCAGCCGCAAAGCCGAGCGCGCGACGCGGAGCGAGGGCGCCGACAGCTATGGCGCGTTGTCGCTCGGCGCCCACGCGATGGCCGCCAGCGAGCGCCTCGGGTCGTCTGCAGCCCCCAGTGCGTCGGCAAGCATCACTGGTACGCAGGCGCAGCGCGTGTCGGAGATTCAGGCACTGCGGGCCGACGCTCCGGCATCGCCACTCAGTCGCATGACGCTCAACGTCGAAGGTGCCAACGGCGTGACGCAACAGGTCACGGTGGACCTGCGCGGCAGCGTCGTGAGCACGCAGATCAGCACCGACGCCGCGACGGCCGACCGCCTCCGGCTGCGCACGGCCGACCTGCAGGACGCGCTGGGCCGGCATGGTCTCGAAAGTGATTCGGTGACGATCAGCGGACGCATGCCGCCGGATACCACCGAGACCCTACGGGCGGTGAGCAGCGACCGGGATCCCGCGAAGGTGACGGTCGCCACGTCGGCCAATGCGCAGGATGGTTCCAACGCCAACGGGCAACGTGAACGCAACCCTGCGCGCGAGTGGGACCAGGAGCAGACGCGCCGCGAGCAGGGCGCGCGCGCCCGTGATCAGCGGGAGCAGCGCGATCAGCAGCAGGATCGCCAGCGCCCGCGCCCCGACTTCCTCTTCGGTACGCCAACATGA
- the fliJ gene encoding flagellar export protein FliJ, with protein sequence MNFRFRLQRLLELREQHEQAKARELAAAQDVAVQAVQAREAIAALRADSHAHLHHVARRETRIGHLQQLGTVLASLDERLVVATDVCELADAGVHKARMTLEEAARDRRVLDRLKERHTEVWRAETAARDRAQMDEAALTQFARKQEETTTAPAENAG encoded by the coding sequence GTGAACTTCCGGTTCCGACTGCAGCGCCTCCTCGAGCTGCGCGAACAACACGAACAGGCGAAGGCGCGCGAGCTCGCGGCTGCACAGGACGTGGCGGTGCAAGCGGTGCAGGCCCGGGAGGCCATCGCCGCCCTGCGCGCCGACTCGCACGCCCACTTGCACCACGTCGCGCGGCGTGAAACACGGATCGGCCATCTCCAGCAGCTTGGCACGGTTCTCGCTTCTCTCGACGAACGATTGGTGGTCGCCACCGACGTCTGCGAGCTGGCGGACGCAGGGGTCCACAAGGCCAGGATGACACTCGAGGAAGCGGCGCGGGACCGGCGCGTTCTCGACCGACTGAAGGAGCGTCACACCGAGGTGTGGCGTGCGGAAACAGCGGCTCGGGACCGGGCGCAGATGGACGAAGCGGCCCTCACGCAGTTTGCGCGCAAGCAGGAAGAAACGACCACTGCCCCGGCAGAGAATGCCGGATGA
- a CDS encoding FliI/YscN family ATPase: MLPAFVTPDLVADHHAPGTPTLDLLIDRVAHTERFAEYGRVTRVVGLVVEATGIDAGLGSLCRITSHSRDRSVLAEVVGFNERSVLLMPLGELDGLHAGASVQPLGRSFGVDVGPGLLGRVLNGLGHPIDGKGKLDTVERVPLSAEPPNPLQRETIERPLETGVRAIDGLLTIGSGQRVGIFAGSGVGKSTMLGMIARHAQADVNVIALLGERGREVREFLEHSLGAEGLARSVVIVATGDQAALVRARGALVATAIAEYFRDQGKQVLLMVDSVTRVAMAWREIGLATGEPPTTKGYPPSVFANLPRLLERAGNGERGGITGIYTVLVDGDDFNEPVADATRSILDGHIVLTRRLAAQNHFPAIDVLDSKSRVKDHIINETQRRAGGAMLRLEAAYREKEDLIMVGAYQQGSDPYVDAAIAYRHKVLEFLQQRPDEITHYGDTYAQLTQIAEAIDASVRRR, translated from the coding sequence ATGCTTCCCGCGTTCGTCACCCCCGACCTCGTCGCTGACCACCACGCCCCCGGCACCCCCACCCTCGACCTGCTCATCGACCGCGTCGCGCACACCGAACGCTTTGCCGAGTACGGCCGCGTCACCCGCGTCGTCGGCCTCGTGGTCGAAGCCACCGGCATCGACGCGGGACTCGGATCGCTGTGCCGCATCACCAGCCACTCCCGCGATCGTTCGGTGCTCGCCGAAGTGGTGGGGTTCAACGAGCGCAGCGTCCTGCTCATGCCGCTCGGCGAACTCGACGGACTGCACGCCGGCGCGAGCGTGCAGCCGCTCGGGCGCTCCTTCGGTGTCGACGTCGGCCCCGGCCTCCTTGGTCGCGTCCTCAATGGGCTCGGCCATCCCATCGACGGCAAGGGCAAACTCGACACGGTGGAGCGCGTGCCGCTCTCCGCCGAGCCCCCCAATCCCCTCCAGCGCGAAACGATCGAGCGGCCCCTGGAAACCGGCGTGCGCGCCATCGACGGACTGCTCACGATCGGCAGCGGCCAGCGTGTCGGTATCTTCGCCGGGTCCGGGGTGGGCAAGAGCACCATGCTGGGCATGATCGCGCGGCATGCGCAGGCCGATGTGAACGTGATCGCCCTGCTTGGTGAGCGTGGCCGTGAGGTGCGCGAGTTCCTTGAACACTCGCTCGGCGCGGAAGGCCTCGCCCGCTCCGTCGTCATCGTCGCGACCGGCGATCAGGCGGCGCTCGTGCGCGCCCGCGGGGCGCTCGTGGCCACGGCCATCGCGGAATACTTCCGCGATCAGGGCAAGCAGGTGCTGCTCATGGTGGACTCGGTCACGCGCGTCGCGATGGCGTGGCGCGAAATCGGTCTCGCCACCGGTGAACCGCCCACGACCAAGGGCTATCCGCCATCCGTGTTCGCCAACCTGCCGCGGCTGCTCGAGCGGGCCGGCAACGGCGAGCGCGGGGGCATCACCGGCATCTACACGGTCCTCGTGGACGGCGACGATTTCAACGAGCCGGTGGCCGACGCCACACGGTCGATCCTCGATGGCCACATCGTGCTCACCCGGCGGTTGGCGGCGCAGAATCACTTTCCTGCCATCGACGTGCTCGATTCCAAGAGCCGCGTGAAGGATCACATCATCAACGAGACCCAGCGGCGGGCCGGCGGGGCCATGTTGCGCCTGGAGGCAGCGTATCGGGAAAAGGAGGACCTCATCATGGTCGGCGCCTATCAGCAGGGCAGTGACCCGTACGTGGACGCCGCCATTGCCTATCGGCACAAGGTCCTCGAGTTCCTGCAGCAGCGCCCCGATGAGATCACCCACTACGGCGACACGTACGCCCAGCTGACGCAGATCGCCGAGGCGATCGACGCGTCCGTGCGCCGCCGCTAG
- a CDS encoding FliH/SctL family protein, translated as MHATPWSLDEFVVHDVFFASTSTAESSPSGEERDPGALEAEREVRLAAERARLEADAYARGRADGERAARAMVEPALRTALGMLHEAAQSVRIHESRWVGNIEENIAALAVSVARHLVHHEVIVDPSFVTTLVRHAVAQYPLDQEITIRVAPEDLATCQAVLDTDTDGSGARALRWIGDASIERGGCLTEGRERIVDGRVDTALERLYRSIARIQA; from the coding sequence ATGCACGCGACCCCCTGGTCCCTCGACGAGTTCGTGGTCCACGACGTGTTCTTCGCGTCGACGTCCACTGCCGAGTCCAGCCCGAGCGGCGAGGAGCGGGATCCCGGCGCCCTGGAGGCGGAACGCGAGGTCCGCCTCGCCGCCGAGCGGGCCCGTCTCGAGGCAGATGCCTACGCCCGTGGCCGCGCCGACGGTGAGCGCGCGGCCCGGGCCATGGTCGAGCCAGCGTTGCGCACCGCCCTCGGCATGCTCCATGAAGCCGCACAGTCGGTGCGGATTCACGAGTCCCGCTGGGTTGGCAACATCGAGGAGAACATCGCGGCGCTCGCCGTGAGCGTGGCCCGCCACCTCGTGCACCACGAGGTCATCGTCGATCCGTCTTTCGTGACGACGCTCGTTCGACACGCGGTCGCGCAGTATCCGCTGGATCAGGAAATCACGATTCGCGTGGCACCGGAGGACCTCGCCACGTGCCAGGCCGTTCTCGACACGGACACCGACGGTAGCGGGGCGCGAGCCCTGCGCTGGATCGGCGACGCCTCGATCGAGCGCGGTGGCTGCCTCACCGAAGGGCGGGAGCGCATCGTCGACGGCCGCGTGGATACGGCGCTTGAACGCCTGTATCGCAGCATCGCCCGCATCCAGGCCTGA
- the fliG gene encoding flagellar motor switch protein FliG has translation MIALAKHSADRWAPERLTGRQKVAIVCMVIGAEVAAKLTGNLAPEEAEIVALEMAQLDRVPPETVEFVLGEWMETTIGVDSLTTGGVELAKDVLEKAFGVAKAQQILKRIQGQIADSDRFGRLRRADPQQLGNTLRGEHPQTIALILAHLDPAHVSAIIREFDPVLSGEVMYRVAKMEKVSPEMISLVERFIGNEADLSFSQGMSTVGGPAAVAAVLNLVSSSLEKEVLDQVSEKDTQLSDQIKNLMFVFEDLGSLDDKSLQRLLREVDIKQLSLALKAASPELKTKIMGTMSQRAVAGLKEAMEFLGPVRMRDVEAAQTDIVSKVRALEETGEIVLSGGSDDLLV, from the coding sequence ATGATTGCTCTCGCCAAACATTCCGCTGACCGTTGGGCGCCGGAACGCCTGACTGGACGTCAGAAGGTCGCCATCGTCTGCATGGTGATCGGCGCCGAAGTGGCCGCCAAGCTCACCGGCAATCTGGCCCCCGAGGAAGCCGAGATCGTAGCGCTCGAAATGGCGCAGCTCGACCGCGTACCGCCTGAGACGGTGGAGTTTGTGCTGGGCGAGTGGATGGAGACCACCATTGGCGTGGACTCGCTGACTACCGGCGGTGTCGAACTCGCCAAGGACGTGCTCGAGAAGGCCTTCGGCGTGGCCAAGGCGCAGCAGATCCTCAAGCGCATCCAGGGGCAGATTGCCGACAGCGATCGCTTCGGACGCCTGCGGCGGGCCGACCCGCAGCAGCTTGGCAACACGCTGCGCGGCGAGCACCCCCAGACGATCGCCCTCATCCTGGCCCACCTCGATCCGGCCCACGTCTCCGCCATCATCCGCGAGTTCGATCCGGTGCTGAGCGGCGAGGTCATGTATCGCGTCGCCAAGATGGAGAAGGTCTCGCCCGAGATGATCTCGCTCGTGGAGCGCTTCATCGGCAACGAGGCCGATCTGTCCTTTTCGCAGGGCATGTCGACCGTTGGCGGTCCCGCCGCCGTGGCCGCGGTCCTCAACCTCGTCAGCAGCTCGCTCGAAAAGGAAGTGCTCGACCAGGTTTCCGAGAAGGACACGCAGCTCAGCGACCAGATCAAGAATCTCATGTTCGTCTTCGAGGATCTCGGCTCGCTCGACGACAAGTCGCTGCAACGCCTGCTCCGCGAGGTGGACATCAAGCAGCTCTCCCTCGCCCTCAAGGCGGCGAGCCCCGAACTCAAAACCAAGATCATGGGTACCATGTCGCAGCGCGCCGTGGCCGGCCTCAAGGAGGCCATGGAGTTCCTCGGCCCCGTCAGGATGCGCGACGTGGAGGCTGCGCAGACCGACATCGTCAGCAAGGTCCGCGCGCTCGAGGAGACGGGCGAGATCGTGCTGAGCGGCGGCTCCGACGACTTGCTCGTCTGA